DNA from Amycolatopsis sp. DSM 110486:
TCGGTTCTCCGCGGCCCAGGGCGGAGTGACGCTGGATGCCGCGGGACGGTTGATCGACGCAGCCGTGATCAGATCGGCCCGGGAGACGCTCGGACGCCGTCGGGATGACTGAGGGACCGGCCGGCGCCTGACGGCGCCGACCGGTCCCCCTGGGAGATCTTGGATATCGGTGCGTCAGGCCTGACCCGAGCGCTTCACGAACCGGCCAGTCGGGGTGCCGACGATCTTCTCCGCACGCAAGACCTCGGTGCCGCGGACCCAGGTGTCGGTCACCTTGGCCGTCAGCTCGAAGCCCTCGAACGGGGTGTACTCCTGCGTGGAGAGCGAGTCCTGCGCGTGCACGGTGTAGTCGACCGTGTCGTCGAGCAGGCAGAAGTCGGCGTCGTACCCGACGGCGAGATCACCCTTGCCGCGCAGCCCGAACCGCTCGGCCGGGCTCTTGGCGACGAGTTCGGCGATGCGCGGGTAGGACAGACCACGCTTGCGGCCTTCACTGACCATGCCCGCCAGCAGGTACTCGGTGCCGCCGAAGCCGGATTTGGCCACGAAAACGTCCTCGCGGGGCTCGCCGAACTTGGTCTCGTCGCGGCAGCACGCGTGATCCGAGGTGACCCACGAGAAGTGGCCGGCCAGCAGGTGTTCCCACAACGACTCGACGTCTTCGCGGGAGCGAAGCGGCGGGTTGACCTTGCCGCCGAGGTTGGCGGTCGTGAAGTCGGCGAGCAGGTGGCCGACCGTCACCTCGCGGCGGAAGTCGATGTGCGGGAAGGTCTCCTGCATCATCATGGCGGCCTCGATCGCCTTGCGCGAGGTCAGGTGCAGCAGGTTGATCTTGGGCAGCTCGGTCTCGTGGGCCAGGTAGGAAGCGATGGTGATCGCCAGGCCCTCCGAGTGCGGCGGCCGCGAGGCGCTGTACGCCTCGAGGCCGGTCAGCTTGCCCTCCTGCTCGACCAGCTTGGTGTAGGCCCGCATGATCTCCGCCGTCTCGCAGTGCAGCGACAGCGAGATGTTCTCGCGGTCGGCAGCGAACCGGGGGTCGCGACGCGCCTTCTCGATGCCCCGCATCACGAACTCGAAGTGGGCCAGGTCGTAGGACTCGTCCTCGGGGATCATGAGGAACGAGCTCTGGTCGCTCGAGCGGCCGTGCAGCCCGTGGCTGCCGTAGAACATGAAGATCTTGAACGAGGGCACCCCGAACTCCCCGATCAGGTCGGGGATCTCGTCGATGTGCTCCTTGAGGATCGGCGCCACGTGGAACGCGTAGTCGATGAAGGAGCGGCCCTCCGCGGCTGCCAGCACGTCGGGGAACACTTCGCGGTACGGCCCGGTCCGGTTCATGTAGTAGGCACCGGTGCGGATGTAGGTGATGCCGGTCGTGACACCGCCCTGCGCCGAGGCCTGGCTCTCCGAGCTGGTGTCCTCGCCGAGTTCGTTGTAGATGCCCCAGTGCTGGTGGACGTCCACCACACCGGGGAAGAGGTGCTTGCCGGCGGCGTCGACCGTCTCGGCTGCGCGCTCGGAGTCGATGCTCGGCTCGAAGGCGGCGAACTTGCCGTCCTTGACGGCGACGTCGAGGCGCTCGGGGGCATCGCTCGCGGGGCGCACCACCTGGGCGTTACGGATCACCAAGTCGAATTCAGCCATTTTCCCTCATCCTTCGGTTGTTCGTCCTACGTGCGAGCGGGGTCGTCGACCTTCGTCAGGGAAGCGAGCAGCTCCATGAGGTCGGTGCAGTCCTCGAGCGTGCGGCAGGCCGCCGCGAGTTCGTCGGCCCGATCGGGAGGCAGCACCCGCCGGGCGTTGTCGTGGAACTTGGCGGCCAGCTCTTCGAACGAGAGCGGTCGCTGCGGGCCACCGCGGTTCGTGAACACCTCGGCCACCACCTCGCGGCCGTCCTTGAGCCGCGCCGTGAGCACCGCGGGGAACTGGTGCGGGAAGATCTCCGTGCACCGCTCGTCGGCCGTCACGTCCACCTTCGCCATCAACGCTCTTCGCTCGGGGTCCTGCGCGAGTTCGTCGGTGTAGTCGTCGAGCCCGGCACCGAGACCGGAGCCGCCCAGCAGGCCGAGCACGACCGCGTAGGGACCGCTGAACTGGGCCATGTAGCCGGTCTGCGGCGTCCGCTTCACCTCGATCGGCTCCCCCACCGTGCGCAGGTTCTGCGCCGGTACGCCGAGCTGGAGCGAGACTATGTCCTCGACCCGTACGCCGTCCGCGCGCAGCTGCGCGGCGGCGTCGACGGCCGCGTGCGTGAAATGGTTCGCCGGGTAGGGCTTGAAGAAGATGCCCGGGACCGACCACTCGGTCCCCAGCCCGTCGACGATGGCCGCCGGGTCGAAGATGCCGTGCAGCCAGGCCTGGAAGAAGCCGAACCGGCCCTCGAGCACCGTGGGCGGACCGGTCAGGCCGAGCTTGACCAGCTCCGCCGCGGAGACAGCCGCGTGCGCCGCCCACCCGCAGTGGATCCGCTTGACCGTGCCGCCGGTGCGGTTGGCCTCGATGATGCCCGAGGCCAGCGAGGCCGTGACGCCGAGCGCATCGACGACGGCTTGCTCATCGCCACCGGCGAGCAGCGTCGCCGCGACCGAGGCACCCATCGCGCCGCAGATCGACGTGGCGTGCTGGCCGTGCTCGAAGAAGACGGAGTTGTTGCTCGCCTGGTCGTAACCGGCCATGCCGAGCCGGACGCAGATCTCGATCCCGATCGCGACCGCCCGGATGAGCTCACGACCGTCCGCGCCGGCACGCTCGGCGGCGGCCAGTGCCGCAGGGACGACCGAGGCGCTCGGATGAAGGACCGACGGCAGATGGGTGTCGTCATAGTCGAGGGAGTGAGCGAGGACCCCGTTGACGAAGGCGGCCATGTTGGCGGGCAGCCGGCCGGGCACACCGACGGCCGAGGCGGCGCCCGTCCCGCCCTGGCTGCCGGCCCACTCCCGCGCGGAGCGGCTGGTTTCGAGCGTGCTGGCGGCGGCGGCGATGCCGAGGATGTCGAGCACCCGCATCTTCACGCTCTCCACGACCTCGGCCGGGAGGTCGTCGTAGGACGTGCCGGCCGCGAAGGCGCCGAGCTGCTGGGCCAGGGTCTGCTCGCTCACGCGGTACGCACCGCCAGCGGGCGCACCGGCGACCCGGTCGCGCCGTAGATGTTGAGCGGCACCAGCACGAGCGTGAACTCCGCCCACCCGCGGCCGGCCAGCTCCTCGAGGTCGAGCGCCTCGATGAGGTAGATCCCGCTCTCGACGAGCAGGACACGGTGTGCCGGCAGCAGCGCGTGCCCACCGCCGGGCGCGAGCCGCTCGAACGCGATGGTGTCGGCGCCGGCGGCGTGGATGCGCCGCTCGGCGAGCCACTGAGCGCCGGCCTCGCCGACCCCCGGGACCCCGGACGGCCCGCCCACGTAGGCGCCGCCCTCGGCGAACTTCGTGCCCCAGCCGCTGCGGATGAGCACCACGTCTCCCTCACCGACACCGCCGTCCGCGTTCTTGGCGGCCGCTTCCAGGTCGCCGACGGTGATCTCGTAGCCGCCGTCGAGGCAGCCGACTCCGTGCAGTCCCGCGATGTCGAGGAGCACACCACGGCGGATCATCGGCGCGATGGAGTGAACGCCGAGCGCGTCGTACTTGCCACCGACCCCGGCCTGCATCGCGTCGACGCCGCCGAACATGAGCCCGTCGTGCGAGACGTGCGCCAGCGCGTCGATGTGCGTGCCCACGTGGCAGCCCATCGTGATCATGTCATTGGCGGCGCTGCCCCCGTCGGCACGCGTCATGTCGCCGTGGCGGCGCGGCAGGGTGTGCCAGAACTGGGGGTGGTTCGGGGACTGGGGCATGCCGACCCGCAGCTGTCGTCCCAGGTCGACCACGTCCAGCCCGCCCTGAACCGCGCTGAGCAATGCATCGGTCATCGGATGATCCCACTCTCCTTGAGCTCGGCGATCCGGCCGGCCTCGAGGCCGGCCTCGGTCAAGACTTCGTCGGTGTTCTCGCCCAGCCCGCGGCCGGTGAACCTGATCGCCCCCGGCGAAGCGCTCATCCGCCACATCACGTTGTGCTGCAGCAGCGGCCCGAAGTCGGCGTCGTCGACCTCCAGCAGCATCTGCGTCTCCCGCACGTGGGGATCCTCGACCAGGTCGCGGGCGTCGTAGACGGCGGCGATGGCGGCACCGGCCTCGGTGAAGGCGCTGATGACCTCGTCACGGCTGCGCTGCGCGATCCAGCTGCCGACGTAGTCGTCGAGCAGGTCGACGTGCGCCGCCCGGCCGCCGCCGGTGGCGAACCACGGTTCGCTGATCACCTCGGGATGGCCGACCAGCTCCAGCACCCGTTCGGCGATCCGCTGGGCGCTGGTGGAAACGGCCACCCACCCGCCGTCCGAGGTCCGGTAGGTGTTGCGCGGCGCGTTGTTGGTCGACCGGTTGCCATGGCGCTGCTCGACCTCGCCGAGCTGCTGGTAGATCGTCGGACCGGGCCCGACGGCTGCCATGATCGGCTCGAGCAGGCTCATGTCGACGACCTGTCCCTCGCCGGTCCGGTCGCGGTGGCGGAGCGCCATCATCACGGCCGACGAAGCGGCGATCCCGCAGATGCTGTCAGCCAGGCCGAAGGCCGGCAAAGTCGGCGGGCCGTCGGGCTGCCCGGTCAGCGAAGCGAAGCCGCTCATGGCTTCGACGAGCGTGCCGAAGCCGGCCCGGCCGGCGTAGGGACCGGTCTGGCCGAAGCCGGTGAGCCGCACGAGCACCAGCCCGGGGTTCTCGGCGAACAGCGCGTCGGGGCCGATGCCCCACCGCTCGAGGGTCCCCGGACGGAAGTTCTCGACGACGACGTCCGCCGTCTTCGCCAGAGCACGGAACACCTCGCCGCCGCGCTCGTCCTTGAGGTCGAGGGCGACGGTCCGCTTGTTGCGGCTGATCTCCTTCCACCACAGCGGGACGCCGTTCTTGCTCCGGCCGTGGCCGCGCATGTTGTCGCCGTTGCGCGGGTGCTCGATCTTGATCACGTCGGCACCGAAGTCACCGAGGATCTGACAGCAGAACGGGCCCGCCAGGATCGTGGACACGTCGAGCACGCGTAGTCCGTCGAGAGCTGCCGCTGAAGCCACTCGAACCTCGTTCCGTCAGAAGAAACACTCCATCTGGCGACGACTGTAGCCGGAACGGGCGTCCACCTGAAGAGGTCGAGTCGAATCTGCGGACATTGAGGCTATCCCCACATGCAAGCCCGACCAGACCGCTGTGATCACCCGCGGTCGGATCAATGACTTCCCTGTCGATCACGTTCCGCTTGCCGGAACGGCGATGGGCGAGCACCCCGGCGCCGGTAGGTGATCGAGCGGCAGGCCCACCACTTGCGCGGCCGGCGACCGGGAGGTGCGGCGGCTCGACGGCGCCGGCCTCGTCTGGCCGGCGCGCCACGGAGCCGTACTGGTCCGGCGGTGTCCGGAGGGAAGGAGAAGGACGGCCGCGCCGGGGCCTCGGCGATCCGGTGTCCCAACGGGACGAAATCGTCGGCGCGGCCTTGTCTCACAACGGGATCATGGCTCCCGGCAGAGCTGATGACGGGGCGATCGCAGCGCGACGCCGAGCCTCGCGCGTGTCGCAGCGAGGCCGGCTACGTGATCGGGCTCCAGCGTCTGGTCGCCGGCGACGGCCGGAGTCGCGCGAAACGATCGGAAGGTGTGCCGCACTCGCGGGACGGGGCCGGGCTCGGGAGTCACCCTTCCCCCGTCCGGGGCTTGAGTGCCGCGGCAGGTGCGGGGACGGGCGGCTCCTGAACGAAGCCCGCTGTCGAGCCGCGGCGTGACCTCGTCCGTGCCGACCTCGGTTCAGCCCGCCGTTAGGCCACGGCCATCCACCGATGCGGCCGGTCGCCGCAACTTCGACCCGACCGGCTCGACGCCGCCGGCGAACCCGGGGCGTCGATCAGGTCGCCAGGGTGGAAAGCCGGTGTTTACAGGTCCACGTTTCGGTACAGCGAGCCGACCTCACCGCGGTTGAGCCGGCGGATCGTGCCGGGGCGCTGGGCACCCAGCTGCACGTCGCCGATTGCCGTGCGCACGAGCTTGCGCACGGGGTGGCCGGTCGAGGCCATGAGCCGGCGCACGATGTGCTTGCGACCCTCGTGGATCACGAGCTCAATCATGCTCCGGCCGGAGTGCATGTCCTTCACGCGGAACTGGTCGACCTTCACGATCCCGTCGGGCAGCTCCCAGCCGGCGCGCAGCTCCTTGCCGAGCCCGCGCGGCACGAGACCCTCGACCTCGGCGAAGTAGGTCTTGAGCACGTTGTACGACGGGTGCATCAGCCGGTGGCCGAGGTCGCCGTCGTTGGTGAGCAGCAGCAGGCCCTCGGTGTTCTCGTCGAGCCGGCCCACGTGCACGACGCCGGGGGTCTCCTCCCAGCGGCCGCGCAGGTAGTCGCCGACGCACGGGCGGCCGCGGTCGTCCGACATCGTCGAGTGCACGCCCTTGGGCTTGTTGAAGGCGAGGTACACGAGGTCGTCGCGCAGGTTCACGCGCGTGCCGTCGACGTGGATCACGGCCTCGACCGGGTCGACGCGGCGGCCCAGCTCGGTGACGATCTGGCCGTCCACCTCCACCCGGCCCTCCACGATCAGGTCCTCGGCCGCGCGCCGCGACGCGATGCCGGCCTGGGAGAGGACCTTCTGCAGCCGGACGCCGTCGGGGTGCTGGTCAGATGTCATCGATGGTGTCCACTTCGGGTAGCAGCGGAGCGATCGGGGGCAGGTCGTTCAGCGACGACAGCCCCAGTCGCTCCAGGAACAGCTCGGTCGTCACGTACAGCGTGCCCGTCGTCTCGGGGTCGGTGCCCATCTCTTCGATGAGGCCGCGGGCCAGCAGGGTGCGGATCACGCCGTCGACGTTGACCCCGCGCACCGCGGCGACCCTGGCCCTGGTCACCGGCTGCCGGTACGCGATCACGGCGAGGCTCTCCAGCGCGGCCCGGGTCAGCTTCGACCGCTGGCCGTCGAGCAGGAGCTTCTCCACGAACGGGGCGTACGTGTCTCTAGTGTAGAACCGCCACCCTTCGCCGACGCGCCGCAGGTCGATCCCGCTGCCCCGCTCGGTGAGCCGCTGCGCCATCGTCCGCAGCGCGACGGTGACCCGCGCCACCGGCTGCGCCACGGTCTCGGCCAGCATCTGCTCGCCCGCCGGTGAGTCGACGACGAGCAGCAGCGCCTCGAGAGCGGCCTCCAGCGCCTCGTCGGACGTCACGTCGGGCAGGTCGCTGACCGGCTCGACACCCTCCTCCGAGTCCGGCTGCTCGGCTCCGGCGGCCGCCTCCCCCGGCTCGCCCTCGCCCGATTCGGCTTCGGGGCGCTCGGCTTCGGCGCGCTCGGCGTCGGACTCGGTTTCCGGCTGGGCGCTCGGCTCGGCGGACTCGGGCTTCGGGTGTGCCTCGCCCGCCTCCGCGGCTTCGGCCTCGGTGTCGGCCCGAACCTCGCTCGCCTCGACGGCCTCGGGTTCCGGCTCGGGTTCCGCCGGGGCC
Protein-coding regions in this window:
- a CDS encoding dihydroorotase family protein, encoding MAEFDLVIRNAQVVRPASDAPERLDVAVKDGKFAAFEPSIDSERAAETVDAAGKHLFPGVVDVHQHWGIYNELGEDTSSESQASAQGGVTTGITYIRTGAYYMNRTGPYREVFPDVLAAAEGRSFIDYAFHVAPILKEHIDEIPDLIGEFGVPSFKIFMFYGSHGLHGRSSDQSSFLMIPEDESYDLAHFEFVMRGIEKARRDPRFAADRENISLSLHCETAEIMRAYTKLVEQEGKLTGLEAYSASRPPHSEGLAITIASYLAHETELPKINLLHLTSRKAIEAAMMMQETFPHIDFRREVTVGHLLADFTTANLGGKVNPPLRSREDVESLWEHLLAGHFSWVTSDHACCRDETKFGEPREDVFVAKSGFGGTEYLLAGMVSEGRKRGLSYPRIAELVAKSPAERFGLRGKGDLAVGYDADFCLLDDTVDYTVHAQDSLSTQEYTPFEGFELTAKVTDTWVRGTEVLRAEKIVGTPTGRFVKRSGQA
- a CDS encoding MmgE/PrpD family protein → MSEQTLAQQLGAFAAGTSYDDLPAEVVESVKMRVLDILGIAAAASTLETSRSAREWAGSQGGTGAASAVGVPGRLPANMAAFVNGVLAHSLDYDDTHLPSVLHPSASVVPAALAAAERAGADGRELIRAVAIGIEICVRLGMAGYDQASNNSVFFEHGQHATSICGAMGASVAATLLAGGDEQAVVDALGVTASLASGIIEANRTGGTVKRIHCGWAAHAAVSAAELVKLGLTGPPTVLEGRFGFFQAWLHGIFDPAAIVDGLGTEWSVPGIFFKPYPANHFTHAAVDAAAQLRADGVRVEDIVSLQLGVPAQNLRTVGEPIEVKRTPQTGYMAQFSGPYAVVLGLLGGSGLGAGLDDYTDELAQDPERRALMAKVDVTADERCTEIFPHQFPAVLTARLKDGREVVAEVFTNRGGPQRPLSFEELAAKFHDNARRVLPPDRADELAAACRTLEDCTDLMELLASLTKVDDPART
- a CDS encoding cyclase family protein, with the translated sequence MTDALLSAVQGGLDVVDLGRQLRVGMPQSPNHPQFWHTLPRRHGDMTRADGGSAANDMITMGCHVGTHIDALAHVSHDGLMFGGVDAMQAGVGGKYDALGVHSIAPMIRRGVLLDIAGLHGVGCLDGGYEITVGDLEAAAKNADGGVGEGDVVLIRSGWGTKFAEGGAYVGGPSGVPGVGEAGAQWLAERRIHAAGADTIAFERLAPGGGHALLPAHRVLLVESGIYLIEALDLEELAGRGWAEFTLVLVPLNIYGATGSPVRPLAVRTA
- a CDS encoding CaiB/BaiF CoA-transferase family protein; amino-acid sequence: MASAAALDGLRVLDVSTILAGPFCCQILGDFGADVIKIEHPRNGDNMRGHGRSKNGVPLWWKEISRNKRTVALDLKDERGGEVFRALAKTADVVVENFRPGTLERWGIGPDALFAENPGLVLVRLTGFGQTGPYAGRAGFGTLVEAMSGFASLTGQPDGPPTLPAFGLADSICGIAASSAVMMALRHRDRTGEGQVVDMSLLEPIMAAVGPGPTIYQQLGEVEQRHGNRSTNNAPRNTYRTSDGGWVAVSTSAQRIAERVLELVGHPEVISEPWFATGGGRAAHVDLLDDYVGSWIAQRSRDEVISAFTEAGAAIAAVYDARDLVEDPHVRETQMLLEVDDADFGPLLQHNVMWRMSASPGAIRFTGRGLGENTDEVLTEAGLEAGRIAELKESGIIR
- a CDS encoding pseudouridine synthase, translated to MTSDQHPDGVRLQKVLSQAGIASRRAAEDLIVEGRVEVDGQIVTELGRRVDPVEAVIHVDGTRVNLRDDLVYLAFNKPKGVHSTMSDDRGRPCVGDYLRGRWEETPGVVHVGRLDENTEGLLLLTNDGDLGHRLMHPSYNVLKTYFAEVEGLVPRGLGKELRAGWELPDGIVKVDQFRVKDMHSGRSMIELVIHEGRKHIVRRLMASTGHPVRKLVRTAIGDVQLGAQRPGTIRRLNRGEVGSLYRNVDL
- the scpB gene encoding SMC-Scp complex subunit ScpB → MTEAPAEPEPEPEAVEASEVRADTEAEAAEAGEAHPKPESAEPSAQPETESDAERAEAERPEAESGEGEPGEAAAGAEQPDSEEGVEPVSDLPDVTSDEALEAALEALLLVVDSPAGEQMLAETVAQPVARVTVALRTMAQRLTERGSGIDLRRVGEGWRFYTRDTYAPFVEKLLLDGQRSKLTRAALESLAVIAYRQPVTRARVAAVRGVNVDGVIRTLLARGLIEEMGTDPETTGTLYVTTELFLERLGLSSLNDLPPIAPLLPEVDTIDDI